One stretch of Candida orthopsilosis Co 90-125, chromosome 3 draft sequence DNA includes these proteins:
- a CDS encoding Dss1 protein (S. cerevisiae homolog DSS1 has exoribonuclease activity, has role in RNA catabolic process and localizes to mitochondrial matrix) codes for MFGHNNAATSVLHKSVSRRRGLHSCVCLRRHYVEYNKSNKEKDGEHCHTKNSASNRRTSRWDNSARSPVENKFQKIEKKTASSSGWSKPPPSLLKDNNDELTIPNYEVRNTASPKKIDFSALKSFIKSGQELAHVNRSEVESPKQDHEPKIERLSVESNTSTENAVDLTKLIGIIKTKKKHFDIEQPNFNLDRPNKDILAGIKNKSEISKKLQYRDPSKVWEKETGNYNELKSFFKQLPKRAKISGRVMNDPVRVGDLVTFGTESLRLYIVADTPKSFDSRVATFLSDKGEIVFSSFSNISYRIPSAIPERYMETIQNFVNKEQKYLDYPPVGIPDSNFTRSTKSLPFELQNESESETTTEMEGEVSEYDSNDLVISQASSQLLTNSDVQTYIIPNAARALYHNALTEISNAAFRQVHDTNRKLEELHRILQNDETGEINAPRSISIFEILAKLNAKSEPSFSSGKACLGILPHQSVDYDSTSFPAADYLSVLFALKKQSRLWTIQRDKASFSPTKVIIWPLAQISHEDQVVKDLRRKGLEQVAKYCADKLIGKSNREHLPLYNAVVSMLKEYVNGKFENDPMVSTTIISLLRRIDKLLANAGQTTPDDMYKYEYSFGKAYDLLTRLNEDVNVNPFKWSAENNLPGEETSVKADLQESYFKYFDKVYELPEKDDIAQRTLARNLYQEDPLGDKRIDMKEVPIYCIDDPTAHEIDDGISIYEENDKYVISIHIAEPSSYIRPDSIVSSIAYGKSSTTYLPEAVFPMLPQIVSKLAGLGSDSVETRTFVVQYRLSKKDIDGYIGEKLKNSLYTPDNMFLGKIKQDIYDSSDVKFALVKRFRQGFTYEAVNKLLQDGLKVDNYREKSVSGDADFDNLIKLQYISSILWGIRESNSAYTSGQNKKLTVGPNKNFISSKIIDEGSYKLRLPNSDQVIETSPESTKNISIQLVTENMIIANHLTAKFATDKGIKILYRTLDPKFNTELSQEYKELVQNGGIDIDQEKLINLYAFLTRGVISDKPDKHFMMGLNMYTNISSPLRRFIDMVNQWQFQDYFLGRTTISDESIGGIVSRLNARNDIVRGLQRQSVTFWQLLFLKIFNEQNNGNLAEKLGLKLSLRSNPKKGMTVAANLETFSSVNAHVEVSQDLLEDVASGDLVVGGLLNNSKLHLKKIDVIENQLVFEYR; via the coding sequence ATGTTCGGTCACAATAATGCTGCAACAAGTGTGTTGCATAAAAGCGTAAGCCGAAGACGAGGTTTACATTCATGTGTGTGTTTGAGGCGGCACTATGTGGAGTacaataaatcaaataaagAGAAAGATGGGGAACATTGCCATACAAAGAACCTGGCACTGAACAGGAGGACCTCGCGATGGGATAACTCCGCTAGGTCCCCTGTAGAGAacaagtttcaaaagattgaaaaaaaaaccgCTTCGTCACTGGGATGGAGTAAACCTCCTCCTAGTCTTCTTAAAGACAATAATGACGAGTTAACAATTCCCAATTATGAAGTTCGCAACACAGCATCTCctaaaaagattgatttcaGTGCCTTAAAATCTTTCATAAAAAGTGGACAGGAACTTGCACATGTAAATAGACTGGAAGTTGAAAGCCCAAAACAGGATCATGAACCAAAGATAGAACGGTTGTCGGTAGAATCAAACACCTCTACAGAGAACGCAGTTGATCTTACAAAGCTTATTGGTATAATCAAGACGAAAAAGAAGCACTTTGATATTGAACAACCCAATTTTAATTTAGATAGACCAAATAAAGATATTCTTGCCGGTATCAAAAACAAGTCGGAGATCTCAAAAAAACTCCAATATAGAGACCCATCAAAGGTTtgggaaaaagaaactggTAATTATAATGAGCTTAAAAGCTTTTTCAAGCAATTACCCAAGAGGGCCAAGATCAGCGGAAGGGTTATGAACGATCCTGTGAGGGTGGGAGATTTGGTCACATTTGGTACGGAAAGTCTACGGTTGTACATTGTGGCCGATACCCCtaaatcatttgattcaCGAGTTGCCACGTTTCTTTCTGATAAAGGTGAGATTGTGTTTTCCAGCTTTTCGAATATAAGCTATCGGATACCACTGGCCATACCTGAAAGGTATATGGAAACTATTCAGAACTTTGTTAATAAAGAACAAAAGTATTTGGACTATCCTCCAGTAGGAATACCTGATTCAAACTTCACCCGATCTACTAAATCGTTACCATTCGAGTTACAAAATGAGTCTGAAAGTGAAACCACTACTGAAATGGAAGGCGAAGTGTCCGAATATGATTCAAATGATCTCGTTATATCTCAAGCCTCATCACAGCTATTGACCAATTCAGATGTTCAGACATATATTATACCGAACGCGGCACGAGCATTGTACCACAACGCGTTAACAGAGATATCGAACGCTGCGTTTCGACAAGTTCATGATACAAACAGGAAATTAGAAGAATTGCATAggattttgcaaaatgatGAGACTGGCGAGATAAATGCACCTcgatcaatttcaatattcGAAATATTGGCTAAATTAAATGCCAAACTGGAGCCAAGTTTTTCCTCGGGTAAAGCTTGTTTGGGCATTCTCCCTCATCAACTGGTGGACTATGACTCAACAAGCTTTCCAGCTGCAGATTATTTGTCTGTTCTTTTTgcattgaaaaagcaaaGTCGGTTATGGACAATTCAGCGAGACAAAGCATCATTCTCGCCAACTAAGGTTATCATATGGCCGTTGGCGCAAATTTCCCATGAGGATCAGGTTGTTAAAGATTTGAGACGGAAGGGTCTAGAACAAGTAGCAAAATATTGTGCAGATAAGCTAATTGGTAAATCGAATAGGGAGCATTTGCCTTTATACAATGCTGTAGTGAGCATGTTGAAGGAGTACGTCAACggaaagtttgaaaatgatcCTATGGTATCGACAACAATTATATCCTTATTGAGGAGGATTGATAAATTACTTGCAAATGCAGGCCAGACAACCCCTGATGACATGTATAAATATGAGTATTCATTCGGAAAGGCGTACGATTTGTTGACAAGGTTGAATGAGGATGTCAATGTCAATCCTTTCAAATGGTCAGCAGAAAACAACTTACCTGGGGAAGAAACTTCTGTAAAAGCAGACTTGCAAGAGTCATACTTCAAGTATTTTGATAAGGTATACGAGCTCCCGGAGAAAGATGATATTGCACAGAGAACCTTGGCGAGAAATTTGTATCAAGAAGACCCTCTTGGGGATAAGAGAATCGATATGAAGGAAGTGCCCATATATTGTATTGACGATCCAACAGCCCACGAGATTGACGATGGGATATCCATATACGAGGAGAATGACAAGTATGTGATTTCGATTCACATAGCGGAGCCAAGCTCCTACATCAGACCGGATTCCATTGTAAGCAGTATTGCCTATGGAAAGTCTTCAACCACGTACCTTCCCGAGGCCGTATTCCCTATGTTGCCTCAAATCGTATCTAAGCTTGCTGGATTAGGAAGCGATTCAGTGGAGACGAGAACTTTTGTTGTGCAATATAGATTGAGTAAGAAGGACATTGATGGTTACATTGgtgaaaagttgaaaaacaGTCTTTACACTCCCGACAACATGTTTCTCGGTAAAATCAAGCAAGATATCTACGACAGCAGCGACGTGAAATTTGCACTTGTCAAGAGATTTCGTCAAGGCTTCACATATGAAGCAGTGAATAAATTGCTTCAAGATGGGCTTAAAGTTGACAATTATCGTGAAAAATCAGTTTCTGGAGATGCggattttgataatttgataaaattgcAATACATTTCTTCAATACTATGGGGGATTAGAGAATCAAACAGTGCATATACAAGTGGTCagaacaagaaattgaccGTGGGGCCGAACAAAAACTTTATCTCATCAAAGATCATTGACGAAGGCAGCTACAAACTTCGTCTACCTAACAGTGACCAGGTCATTGAGACCTCACCCGAAAGTACAAAAAATATATCAATCCAGCTAGTGACAGAGAATATGATTATTGCCAATCACTTAACCGCCAAGTTTGCTACTGACAAAGGCATCAAGATTTTGTATCGTACATTAGATCCAAAGTTCAATACAGAATTATCCCAAGAGTACAAGGAGCTTGTACAGAACGGAggaattgatattgatcaggagaaattgataaatctATATGCATTCTTGACAAGAGGAGTGATCTCGGACAAACCTGACAAGCATTTTATGATGGGGTTGAATATGTACACAAACATATCTTCTCCTTTACGAAGGTTTATTGATATGGTGAACCAATGGCAATTTCAGGATTATTTCCTCGgaagaacaacaatttctgATGAGAGTATAGGAGGAATCGTTTCGCGATTGAATGCTAGGAATGATATCGTGAGAGGGTTACAGAGACAATCTGTGACCTTTTGGCAATTGCTATTCCTTAAAATCTTTAATGAGCAAAACAATGGAAACTTGGCAGAAAAGTTGGGGTTGAAGTTGTCACTTCGATCCAACCCTAAAAAGGGAATGACGGTTGCAGCTAACTTGGAGACATTCTCCAGTGTCAATGCCCACGTTGAGGTTAGTCAGGACTTGTTGGAGGACGTTGCCTCCGGGGATTTAGTAGTAGGGGGGCTACTCAATAACTCAAAGctacatttgaaaaagattgatgtGATAGAGAATCAATTAGTGTTTGAATATAGATGA
- a CDS encoding Smc2 protein (protein similar to S. cerevisiae Smc2p, which is a component of the condensin complex involved in mitotic chromosome condensation), with translation MKVEELIIDGFKSYATRTVISGWDASFNAITGLNGSGKSNILDAICFVLGISSMQTVRASNLQDLIYKRGQAGVTKASVTIVFNNSEISKSPIGFETCATISVTRQIILGGTSKYLINGHKAQQQTVLSLFQSVQLNINNPNFLIMQGKITKVLNMRPNEILSLIEEAAGTRTFEEKKGKAKKVMAKKDSKLKEIKTLLTEEIEPKFEKFRNDKRVYIEFKNTETALEKHRRVVTAFEYSKLTHLFTNNSEFTAQRENKIAELHLEMDKLTHEINNLSDDLKQVREAREANMKKDGKINELEYQESKMTNDIERLRTKRGLTAEELANEAEKLESLKQKQQELQKLLKDGELSFKEHGQKHEASKNELTSLKEQFERKKELLAGLSTGLSSKGGVSTGYTSQLSNVKNKHSSSLNQIEQNKLKIQHLSQGLKTDEPKLAKAKEEFDRFMVNIKNLEGDIEAKEAELSKAMGSTTLNIDQIRERESELKAQQDKLLRQLNYMKQNLRGLDFYYERPHPNFDDRLVQGVVAQLFDLPESSYDKAIALQTCAGGRLYNVVVQTSEVASQLLEHGRLRKRVTMIPLDKINPNVLGAAIVERAQQIAPGKVELALNLIVYDQDIHKAMQYVFGTTFICADPDAAKKVTFDPQVRTRSITIEGDTYDPEGNISGGSRRNNTALLLALKDYNKVLKQLNVVDDELYQIKEEVDNWERGMKATSGMRKNIEMKRYELSLLQRKLENNQASSFLKSNEERQQEIETLSNEINQLENDCKQLEKEIKQIEKDMREFNSDKGGKIAALKQEIEESKLILENKQKDMALETENFQVLQWETEQQQSELKDVQTQVSSTVKSMNELKAKDQEDEQEQVKLERELAIVKAQIEEEKTSLAGLDEELNELTKIMAAKSKRSENIKVKIKSINFELEKSRNATTDLRKRLDQIMSDHEWVLDMRAVDHEVSEHRNLNFDEAKEQLAQLEDKFQSMRRKVNVNVISMIEENEKREASLKLKIKTIEKDKTKIESTIEKLNGEIRKALNGTYHKVSEDFGQIFADLLPGSFAKLVPVNMMDVTEGLEVKVKLGPVWKNSLLELSGGQRSLIALSLIMALLQFNPAPMYILDEVDAALDLSHTQNIGHLIKTRFKGSQFIVVSLKEGMFTNANRVFRTRFQDGTSVVSIM, from the coding sequence ATGAAAGTCGAGGAGCTTATTATCGATGGATTCAAGTCGTATGCGACACGTACTGTGATATCAGGCTGGGATGCGCTGTTCAATGCGATCACTGGGTTGAACGGTTCGGGGAAATCAAACATTCTCGACGCTATTTGTTTCGTACTTGGAATATCATCAATGCAAACAGTTCGTGCATCCAACTTGcaagatttgatttataaGAGGGGGCAAGCAGGTGTTACAAAAGCAAGTGTTACAATTGTGTTCAACAACTCTGAGATATCTAAATCCCCCATTGGATTTGAGACCTGTGCTACTATTAGTGTTACAAGACAGATCATTTTAGGAGGAACGTCAAAATACTTAATAAATGGACATAAAGCACAGCAACAAACAGTTCTAAGTCTCTTTCAGTCCGTACAGTTAAATATAAACAACCCCAATTTTCTAATCATGCAAGGtaaaattacaaaagtGTTAAACATGAGGCCAAACGAAATATTGTCGttgattgaagaagcaGCCGGTACTAGAACTTTTGAGGAGAAAAAGGGCAAGGCAAAGAAAGTGATGGCAAAGAAGGATTCCAAACTTAAAGAGATTAAAACTTTGTTGACAGAGGAGATTGAACCCAAGTTTGAGAAGTTCAGGAATGACAAGCGCGTTTacattgaatttaaaaACACAGAAACTGCTTTGGAGAAGCACAGGCGTGTTGTGACAGCATTCGAGTACTCGAAACTTACTCATTTATTTACAAACAACTCTGAGTTTACAGCGCAGCGCGAGAATAAGATTGCGGAATTACACTTGGAGATGGATAAATTGACTCACGAAATAAATAATTTAAGCGACGATTTAAAACAGGTGCGAGAAGCAAGAGAGGCAAATATGAAGAAGGATGGTAAAATCAATGAGTTGGAGTATCAAGAATCAAAGATGAcaaatgatattgaaagattAAGGACTAAAAGAGGGTTGACTGCTGAGGAACTTGCCAATGAAGCCGAAAAGTTGGAACTGTTGAAGCAGAAACAGCAGGAATTACagaaacttttgaaagatgGTGAATTGTCTTTTAAGGAGCATGGGCAAAAGCACGAGGCATCGAAAAACGAGCTTACATCGTTAAAGGAGCAATTcgaaagaaaaaaagagtTATTAGCGGGGTTGAGCACTGGATTATCATCTAAAGGTGGTGTTTCAACCGGTTATACTTCTCAGCTTAGCAACGTCAAAAACAAGCACAGTTCCTCCTTGAATCAGATTGAgcaaaataaattgaagatCCAACATCTTTCTCAGGGCTTGAAAACAGACGAACCAAAGCTAGCTAAAGCAAAGGAGGAGTTTGACCGATTTATGGTGAATATCAAAAATCTTGAAGGCGATATTGAAGCCAAAGAGGCAGAATTAAGTAAAGCCATGggttcaacaacattaaATATAGACCAGATACGTGAAAGAGAATCTGAACTCAAAGCTCAGCAGGATAAACTATTGAGACAACTAAATTACATGAAACAGAACCTACGCGGTCTAGATTTCTACTATGAGCGACCACACccaaattttgatgacCGGTTAGTTCAAGGTGTTGTTGCCcagttgtttgatttgcCGGAATCTTCATATGATAAAGCTATTGCTTTGCAAACATGTGCTGGTGGAAGGTTATATAATGTGGTGGTGCAAACCAGTGAGGTTGCATCACAATTATTAGAGCACGGTCGCTTGAGGAAAAGGGTCACCATGATTCCTTTGGATAAGATTAATCCAAATGTGTTGGGTGCAGCAATCGTTGAAAGGGCTCAGCAAATTGCTCCAGGCAAAGTGGAATTGgcattgaatttgattgtCTATGACCAAGACATACACAAAGCTATGCAGTATGTATTTGGTACGACATTTATTTGTGCAGATCCTGACGCGGCAAAAAAGGTTACTTTTGACCCCCAAGTAAGGACTAGATCAATTACGATTGAAGGTGACACTTATGATCCAGAAGGAAACATATCTGGTGGCTCACGTCGAAACAATACCGCCCTATTGCTTGCGTTGAAGGATTACAACAAAGTACTTAAGCAGTTGAATGtcgttgatgatgagttgtATCAAATAAAGGAGGAGGTTGACAATTGGGAGAGGGGTATGAAGGCTACAAGTGGTATGCGAAAGAATATTGAGATGAAAAGGTATGAGTTGTCTTTGCTTCAAAGAAAGCTTGAAAATAACCAGGCATCATCCTTTTTAAAGTCGAATGAAGAGAGACAACAAGAGATTGAAACATTAAGCAATGAAATAAACCAGCTAGAGAATGATTGTAAACAACTTGAAAAGGAGATTAAGcagattgaaaaagatatGAGGGAATTCAATAGTGATAAAGGTGGTAAAATTGCGGCATTGAAGCAGGAAATAGAGGAACTGAAACTAATATTGGAGAATAAGCAGAAGGATATGGCCCTAGAGACTGAAAACTTCCAAGTTTTACAATGGGAGACTGAGCAGCAACAGTCTGAGTTGAAAGACGTTCAAACTCAAGTATCTAGCACAGTGAAGAGCATGAACGAACTCAAGGCAAAAGATCAAGAGGATGAACAAGAGCAAGTGAAGTTGGAACGAGAGTTGGCAATTGTTAAGGCCCAAattgaagaggaaaaaaCTAGCTTGGCAGGACTCGATGAGGAGCTCAATGAGTTGACAAAAATAATGGCTGCCAAATCCAAAAGATCTGAAAACATAAAAGTAAAGATCAAAAGTATCAATTTCGAGTTGGAAAAATCACGTAATGCAACAACCGATTTGCGTAAAAGGCTAGACCAGATTATGAGTGACCACGAGTGGGTGCTAGATATGCGCGCGGTTGACCATGAAGTGTCGGAACATAGAAACttgaattttgatgaagcaaAGGAGCAATTGGCTCAATTGGAAgataaatttcaatccatGAGACGTAAAGTGAATGTCAATGTGATTAGTATGATTGAAGAGAACGAGAAGAGAGAGGCATCATTAAAATTAAAGATCAAGactattgaaaaagataaGACAAAGATTGAATCcacaattgagaaattgaatggtgAGATTAGAAAAGCGTTGAATGGGACTTATCATAAAGTGTCTGAAGATTTCGGTCAAATTTTTGCTGATTTGTTGCCAGGATCATTTGCCAAGTTGGTTCCAGTGAATATGATGGATGTTACTGAAGGTCTCGAGGTTAAAGTCAAGCTTGGACCAGTGTGGAAAAACAGTTTATTGGAATTATCCGGTGGTCAGAGATCCCTTATTGCATTATCCTTAATCATGGCTTTACTACAGTTCAACCCAGCCCCAATGTACATATTGGATGAAGTGGATGCTGCATTGGATCTTTCACACACCCAAAATATTGGtcatttgatcaaaacCAGATTCAAAGGATCtcaatttattgttgtttctttgaaGGAGGGAATGTTTACCAACGCCAACCGTGTGTTCAGAACCAGGTTCCAAGACGGTACTTCTGTTGTGTCTATCATGTAA
- a CDS encoding Anp1 mannosyltransferase of Golgi encodes MPPSRASTPQSMQVTPYDYHDDSKSKLQKSDNILLCLTRQGRNIFISIVAFILLCLLITSNVLKSSHYTPKLNGLDNVSFFDLANYAGSPNGWQYDERVLFCVPLRDAAAHLPMFFNHMKKLTYPHNLIDLAFLVSDSKDDTMGELMRHLNEIQSDLNTEMHFGEIEIFEKDFGQIIGQSFSDRHGFAAQGPRRKLMARARNWLWSVALKPHHSYVYWRDADVETVPPTILEDLMHHDKDVIVPNVWRPLPDWLGNQQPYDLNSWQESDGGLQLAETLDEDACIVEGYVEYQTWRPHLAYLRDPYGDPEVEMDLDGIGGVSILTKAKVFRTGSHFPAFSFEKHAETEAFGKLSKRMGYTVVGLPHYVIWHIYEPSSDDLKHMEWMALEEVRQQEEAKIKKVYDKVWDKAFEDVQNDWSKERAKFLKNTDMSRYRKIQVDWSGSDDFDLDVKLKNDKKLADFNP; translated from the coding sequence ATGCCCCCATCAAGAGCGTCCACACCTCAGTCAATGCAGGTGACACCCTATGACTATCATGACGATTCGAAACTGAAACTACAAAAGTCCGATAACATACTACTTTGTCTAACGAGACAAGGTCGAAACATATTCATATCAATAGTGGCATTTATATTACTATGTCTACTCATAACGAGCAACGTCTTGAAGTCATCACACTATACTCCCAAGTTGAATGGGCTAGATAATGTTTCATTCTTTGATTTGGCAAATTATGCTGGGTCGCCCAATGGATGGCAGTATGATGAAAGAGTATTGTTTTGCGTTCCTTTGAGAGATGCTGCTGCTCATTTACCAATGTTTTTCAACCATATGAAGAAGTTGACGTACCCGCATAATCTTATAGATTTAGCATTTTTAGTCAGTGACTCCAAAGATGATACCATGGGGGAATTGATGAGACACTTGAATGAGATTCAGCTGGACCTTAACACCGAAATGCATTTTGGTGAgattgaaatatttgaaaaggaTTTCGGGCAAATTATTGGCCAGAGTTTTAGTGATAGACATGGTTTCGCAGCTCAAGGtccaagaagaaaattgaTGGCGCGTGCAAGAAATTGGTTATGGTCAGTGGCTTTAAAACCACATCACTCTTATGTATATTGGAGAGATGCTGATGTGGAGACTGTACCGCCTACGATTTTGGAAGATTTGATGCATCATGATAAAGACGTAATTGTACCTAATGTATGGCGTCCATTACCTGACTGGCTAGGAAATCAACAGCCCTATGATTTGAACTCATGGCAGGAGAGTGACGGTGGCTTACAATTGGCGGAAACTCTAGATGAGGATGCTTGTATAGTGGAAGGTTATGTTGAATATCAAACGTGGAGACCTCACTTGGCATATTTGCGTGATCCATATGGAGACCCGGAAGTAGAAATGGACTTGGATGGAATTGGAGGTGTGTCCATCTTGACCAAAGCTAAGGTTTTTCGTACTGGTTCTCATTTCCCTGCTTTTTCATTTGAGAAGCATGCAGAAACAGAGGCGTTTGGTAAATTGAGTAAACGAATGGGATATACAGTGGTTGGATTACCACATTATGTCATTTGGCATATATACGAGCCAAGTAGTGATGACTTAAAACACATGGAGTGGATGGCATTGGAAGAAGTACgtcaacaagaagaagcCAAGATTAAAAAAGTATACGACAAAGTTTGGGACAAAGCATTTGAAGATGTTCAAAATGATTGGAGCAAAGAAAGGGCcaaatttttgaagaatACTGATATGTCAAGGTATCGTAAGATCCAAGTTGATTGGTCGGGTTCTGATGATTTTGACCTTGAtgtcaaattgaagaatgatAAGAAATTGGCTGATTTCAATCCGTAA
- a CDS encoding Ywp1 secreted yeast cell wall protein — MRFSTVVATSLAFLSSAVVSKDVACLVDGQSVAVVDLDTGVCPFTIPSGLPAPLFTYTADDDYDALFYYSIVESTRYFTDIVNAGNIISIPARLLYGKSGAPLYQVQAQEEPASNSTGAIRKRLMKGKDLMPTPFNKRDAQSLADSLESKDGTFIANSAFEVVDITESSSSSGAAGETGVETIRSTTVLTETVDCSTTTGTTTLPNGETSTFTSSSPILSTVTADVTSVITITSCHEDLCHKTTVEATLSATTKTVSGIETIYTTYCPLTSVETPESTKIITTTDHEGKPSTVTAVPVLTTETVGGTVTEYVTYCPLSSSAGGAAPSSVPVATTTYTSEGTVVTSTIYGTTEATTAPSSVPVATTTYSSEGTVVTSTVYGTTEKSTGEATAAPSSVPVGTTTYTSGGSAVTSVIYETVAGESTTAAGEGENTTVAAQSTTAAGEGENTGVAETQTTVAGQSTTPAEGETATGAVTTYEGAAASNGATYLALALIPLAYFI; from the coding sequence ATGAGATTTTCAACTGTTGTAGCTACTTCATTAGCTTTCTTGTCATCCGCCGTTGTTTCAAAGGACGTTGCTTGTTTAGTCGACGGTCAATCCGTTGCTGTTGTGGACTTAGACACTGGTGTTTGTCCATTCACTATTCCATCAGGATTGCCAGCTCCTCTTTTCACTTACACTGCTGATGACGATTACGATGCGTTATTCTACTACTCAATCGTTGAATCTACTAGATACTTTACTGATATTGTCAATGCTGGTAACATTATTAGCATTCCAGCTAGGTTGTTGTACGGGAAATCAGGTGCTCCATTATACCAAGTCCAAGCTCAAGAAGAGCCAGCTTCCAACTCCACCGGTGCTATCAGAAAGAGATTGATGAAAGGAAAAGATTTAATGCCAACTCCATTCAACAAGAGAGATGCTCAATCCTTGGCTGATTCGTTGGAAAGCAAAGATGGTACCTTCATTGCTAACTCTGCCTTTGAAGTCGTTGATATTACCGAATCTTCCTCCTCGTCTGGTGCTGCTGGTGAAACTGGTGTTGAAACCATCCGTTCAACTACTGTTTTGACTGAAACTGTTGACTGTTCAACCACTACTGGTACTACTACCTTGCCAAACGGTGAAACTTCAACTTtcacttcatcatcaccaatctTGTCTACTGTTACTGCTGATGTTACTTCtgtcatcaccatcacttCATGTCACGAAGACTTATGCCACAAGACTACCGTTGAGGCCACTTTATCCGCCACCACCAAGACCGTTTCAggtattgaaacaatttacACCACTTACTGTCCACTCACTTCAGTTGAAACTCCAGAATCTACCAAGATTATCACCACCACTGACCACGAAGGTAAACCATCAACTGTCACTGCCGTTCCAGTCTTGACCACTGAAACTGTTGGTGGTACTGTTACTGAATACGTCACTTACTGTCCTCTTTCATCTTCTGCTGGTGGTGCTGCTCCATCATCTGTCCCAGTTGCAACTACCACCTACACCTCTGAAGGAACTGTTGTCACCTCAACCATTTACGGTACTACTGAGGCTACTACTGCTCCATCATCTGTCCCAGTTGCGACTACCACATACTCATCCGAAGGTACAGTTGTTACTTCTACTGTTTATGGAACTACTGAGAAATCAACTGGTGAAGCTACTGCTGCACCATCATCTGTCCCAGTTGGAACTACTACTTACACCTCCGGTGGTAGTGCTGTAACCTCAGTTATTTATGAAACTGTTGCTGGTGAATCAACTACCGCTGCTGGTGAAGGTGAAAACACCACTGTCGCTGCTCAATCAACTACCGCTGCTGGCGAAGGTGAAAACACTGGTGTCGCTGAAACTCAAACCACTGTCGCTGGCCAATCAACTACCCCAGCCGAAGGTGAAACTGCAACTGGTGCTGTTACAACCTACGAAGGCGCTGCTGCTTCTAACGGGGCCACCTACTTGGCATTAGCCTTGATCCCATTGGCTTACTTCATTTAG